The Hymenobacter sp. GOD-10R genome includes a window with the following:
- a CDS encoding tetratricopeptide repeat protein — translation MLKVAEAGRQVSVQPSVLDSNGENVLFEVTARVPVKHLHRGKAYRLNLRYRYNNGLSEDTVGRLAFLSGEYVYDPEHKNQLVITKQFSFPYVATKNPGFLVATPEVYELGQESQRRRAPEITLARGIVTTGRLVVRQDTAIQIVPISVSNVMSGTRVLPFFFDAGQSAIRNYLGTNVAALEDFIDANQHTEKVMVVAGHSPDSLDMRDPRLADKRVQALLRYYKKRVDGYSYLNSVRSIKFETAAYHRRWDLFLNKVQASALKPDQIDSVLFIINDTPGTFAEKERRLRTLSFYDYLEQYVYPVMRFGTVAVKYTAPKRYDSEIYLLSKKIVEKQTEADALTPEELRYSAQLTPLLAEKQRIYETSVATTGRWEAYYNLGVVLQLRSEKEVNAKVERAYLRRAATNFVLAAHRNPTAALFYRAASAYHRAGDRLEALQSYDYAIKLGGARQMLYKVFADKAALEIEIGQLDDALGSLSYSNKTYQNLMNRALIHLLKGDHAGATVLYYEALQLKPNDALSYYCQAVVAARTKNETLLGQQLRRAVELDRSFANRAVEDLEFQEYAGSKTFVEALR, via the coding sequence ATGCTTAAGGTTGCGGAGGCCGGACGTCAAGTAAGTGTGCAACCGTCGGTACTGGACAGCAACGGCGAAAATGTGCTGTTTGAAGTGACCGCGCGCGTACCTGTAAAACACTTGCACCGCGGCAAAGCCTACCGCCTCAACCTGCGCTACCGCTACAACAACGGTTTGAGCGAAGACACCGTGGGTCGTCTTGCATTCCTTTCCGGCGAGTACGTGTACGACCCCGAGCACAAAAACCAGCTCGTCATTACCAAGCAGTTTTCCTTTCCCTACGTAGCCACTAAAAACCCCGGCTTTCTGGTAGCTACGCCTGAAGTGTATGAGCTAGGGCAGGAAAGCCAGCGGCGCCGGGCGCCAGAAATTACCCTAGCCCGCGGCATCGTGACGACGGGGCGCTTGGTGGTGCGGCAGGATACCGCTATTCAGATTGTGCCCATCAGCGTTAGCAACGTTATGAGTGGCACGCGCGTGTTGCCGTTTTTCTTCGACGCGGGACAGTCGGCCATCCGCAACTACCTAGGTACCAACGTGGCCGCGCTAGAAGATTTCATCGACGCCAACCAACACACCGAAAAGGTGATGGTAGTGGCTGGCCACTCCCCCGACTCGCTCGATATGCGCGACCCGCGGCTAGCAGACAAGCGCGTGCAGGCCCTGCTGCGCTACTACAAGAAGCGCGTAGATGGCTACTCGTATCTTAACTCGGTGCGCAGCATCAAGTTCGAAACTGCTGCCTACCACCGTCGCTGGGACTTGTTTTTGAACAAAGTACAAGCCTCCGCACTAAAACCCGATCAGATTGACTCCGTGTTGTTTATCATCAACGACACCCCAGGCACCTTTGCTGAGAAAGAGCGTCGCCTGCGCACCCTCTCCTTCTACGACTACCTAGAGCAATATGTCTACCCAGTCATGCGCTTCGGCACGGTGGCTGTGAAGTACACCGCGCCCAAACGCTACGACTCGGAGATTTATCTACTCTCCAAGAAGATTGTGGAGAAGCAAACGGAAGCCGACGCCCTCACGCCGGAAGAGCTCCGCTACTCGGCCCAGCTCACACCGCTACTAGCCGAAAAGCAGCGCATCTACGAAACCTCGGTTGCTACCACTGGTCGTTGGGAGGCCTACTACAACCTAGGGGTCGTGTTGCAGCTCCGCTCGGAGAAAGAGGTGAATGCCAAAGTGGAACGCGCTTACCTACGTCGCGCCGCGACCAACTTCGTGCTGGCCGCGCACCGCAACCCCACGGCTGCCCTCTTCTACCGTGCCGCCAGCGCCTACCACCGCGCCGGCGACCGGCTCGAAGCCCTGCAGAGCTACGACTACGCTATCAAGCTAGGAGGCGCCCGCCAGATGCTCTACAAAGTATTTGCCGACAAAGCCGCGCTCGAAATTGAAATCGGTCAACTCGACGATGCGCTCGGCAGCCTCAGCTACAGCAACAAAACCTACCAAAACTTAATGAACCGGGCGCTAATTCACCTGCTAAAAGGTGACCACGCTGGCGCTACGGTGCTCTACTACGAGGCGTTGCAGCTGAAACCCAACGATGCCCTCTCCTATTACTGCCAGGCCGTGGTAGCGGCCCGCACCAAGAACGAAACGTTGCTAGGTCAACAGCTGCGCCGCGCCGTGGAGCTAGACCGAAGCTTTGCCAACCGCGCCGTAGAAGACCTAGAGTTTCAGGAATACGCGGGGAGTAAGACGTTTGTGGAGGCGCTGCGGTAA
- a CDS encoding LIC_10190 family membrane protein, which yields MVLLLLSCLWMLLVPLSFGSWFLDQLRRWSKTYLSSNDTESVSVLVIWWLGIALLTALLETWALFGPLRGPTFLTVGLLSVGLPLLSRSGWQQVVGSLRLQFAHWSPLAWVTMVLVGLNLLVLGTLPPLDGDTAVYHAPFVRWLEEMGTVPGLANLDLHLGYNSSWFATEVLSSWGQWLGSPVQSLMPLTLILFTGYALAPLTRKQTGLLSYTALFRLLLGFVLLFWGSYGILSLGADSASIVLTFTILSQTAELGVPSRSQPLALGHLAVVLLILYAITIKLTVVPLVLIPLFWFWHYPRPGRIKVNLLIRMVSFGLILTLPWLLNTVTLTGYLFFPFPALDLLTVDWKVPATSVADHVSYIRNFARNPALTQYNVYGKPVSYWLPIWWQQQQPYDRFITLLLPGLALINLGIFIRCRTWQSQHRTKWSLLIGVTLLGIVFWFNSAPAYRFGYAFVLPLFCLLLIPLLAVCSRKLHLNLRPWLALSMVAALLATTTLIELRSFGVPRQLTPTEFSSLLAHLPAEDTRVMVAACYPIDSTGYYSLRAYLPGTTKLKLVYTLTRHGQLQANGLVATTQRWLLPAPYPVNTFEVFRVKQVKFLRPAAHPAHPEYGYWYAPFPATSTSPSSICLRSDQLREGFLPCQAASR from the coding sequence ATGGTTCTTTTATTATTATCGTGTTTGTGGATGTTGCTGGTGCCATTATCATTTGGGAGCTGGTTTTTGGACCAACTTCGGCGGTGGAGCAAAACCTATCTTTCTTCTAATGACACTGAATCCGTATCAGTGCTGGTAATATGGTGGCTGGGCATCGCGCTACTCACAGCCCTGCTCGAAACTTGGGCTCTGTTTGGCCCTTTGCGCGGCCCGACCTTTTTAACTGTTGGGCTTCTGTCAGTGGGCTTACCTCTGCTCAGTCGCAGCGGCTGGCAGCAGGTAGTAGGAAGCCTCCGTTTGCAGTTCGCGCACTGGAGTCCCCTTGCCTGGGTGACCATGGTATTGGTAGGATTGAATTTGCTTGTTTTAGGCACGCTACCACCACTTGATGGGGACACAGCCGTTTACCACGCTCCATTCGTGCGCTGGCTGGAAGAAATGGGAACTGTGCCGGGCTTAGCAAACCTGGATTTGCATCTGGGTTACAACTCGTCCTGGTTTGCTACGGAGGTGCTTAGCAGTTGGGGGCAATGGTTAGGTAGCCCTGTGCAAAGCCTGATGCCGCTCACGTTGATACTCTTCACTGGCTATGCGCTGGCTCCTCTCACTCGCAAACAAACTGGTTTGCTCTCCTACACGGCTCTATTTAGGCTTTTGCTTGGGTTCGTTCTACTCTTTTGGGGTAGCTACGGCATCTTATCGCTGGGAGCCGACTCAGCCTCCATCGTATTAACGTTCACAATACTTAGCCAAACGGCAGAATTGGGTGTTCCTAGTAGAAGCCAACCGTTGGCCCTAGGTCACTTAGCTGTAGTACTACTTATTCTGTACGCTATAACCATTAAGCTGACGGTGGTTCCCTTAGTGCTGATTCCTTTGTTCTGGTTTTGGCATTACCCTAGGCCAGGCCGCATCAAAGTAAATTTGCTTATCCGTATGGTGAGCTTTGGCTTGATCCTAACCCTTCCTTGGCTCCTTAACACGGTTACGTTAACGGGATACTTGTTCTTTCCTTTTCCAGCCCTGGACCTCTTAACGGTTGATTGGAAAGTTCCTGCAACAAGTGTAGCTGACCACGTCTCGTACATCCGCAACTTTGCCCGCAATCCGGCGCTGACCCAGTACAATGTATATGGAAAGCCTGTAAGCTACTGGTTGCCAATCTGGTGGCAGCAGCAGCAACCGTATGATCGTTTTATAACGCTCTTGTTGCCGGGTTTAGCACTAATTAACCTAGGAATATTTATACGCTGCCGCACTTGGCAAAGTCAGCACCGCACAAAATGGAGCTTGCTGATCGGCGTGACTTTACTCGGCATTGTCTTCTGGTTTAATTCCGCGCCGGCTTACCGATTTGGTTACGCCTTCGTCCTGCCGTTGTTCTGCTTACTGCTCATTCCGCTTCTGGCGGTGTGTAGTCGTAAGCTGCACTTAAATCTTAGACCTTGGCTTGCATTGAGCATGGTAGCCGCTTTGCTAGCCACTACAACGTTGATCGAGCTGCGCTCCTTTGGCGTGCCCCGTCAACTGACTCCGACCGAGTTTAGCTCCTTGCTAGCTCACCTACCTGCGGAAGATACGCGCGTTATGGTAGCAGCCTGCTACCCAATCGACTCTACAGGTTACTATTCACTGCGCGCCTACTTACCGGGTACGACCAAGCTAAAGCTCGTGTACACACTCACGCGACATGGCCAGCTGCAGGCCAACGGCTTGGTTGCCACTACGCAACGGTGGCTGCTACCGGCTCCGTACCCAGTCAACACGTTTGAGGTATTCCGGGTTAAACAGGTTAAGTTCCTGCGCCCCGCTGCTCACCCGGCGCATCCCGAGTACGGGTACTGGTATGCGCCATTTCCGGCGACCAGCACCAGTCCCTCGTCTATTTGCCTGCGTTCTGACCAGCTCCGCGAGGGTTTTCTGCCTTGCCAAGCCGCTTCTCGCTAG
- a CDS encoding pyruvate dehydrogenase complex E1 component subunit beta has product MRTIQFREALREALSEEMRRDERVFLMGEEVAEYNGAYKVSQGMLDEFGAKRVIDTPIAELGFAGIGVGAAMNGLIPIIEFMTFNFSLVAIDQVINAAAKTYSMSGGQYSCPIVFRGPTGNAGMLSSQHSQNFENWYANCPGLKVVVPSNPYDAKGLLKSAIRDPDPVIFMESELMYGDKGEVPEEEYLLEIGKANVVRQGKDVTLVSFGKMMKVVYAAADELAKEGIEAEVIDLRSVRPIDYDTLVESVKKTNRIVIVEEAWPLASISSELGYIIQRRAFDYLDAPVERITCADVPLPYAPTLIEASLPNVARTVKAVKNVLYKTA; this is encoded by the coding sequence ATGCGGACCATCCAATTCCGGGAAGCCCTGCGTGAAGCCCTGTCCGAAGAAATGCGGCGCGATGAGCGCGTGTTCCTGATGGGCGAAGAAGTGGCCGAGTACAACGGCGCCTACAAAGTAAGCCAGGGCATGCTCGACGAGTTCGGCGCGAAGCGCGTGATTGATACACCGATTGCGGAGCTAGGCTTCGCGGGCATCGGCGTAGGCGCGGCTATGAACGGCCTGATTCCGATCATCGAATTCATGACCTTCAACTTCTCGCTGGTAGCCATCGACCAGGTAATCAACGCTGCCGCCAAGACGTACTCCATGTCGGGTGGTCAGTACTCTTGCCCGATCGTCTTCCGTGGCCCAACCGGCAACGCGGGTATGCTCTCCTCGCAGCACTCCCAGAACTTTGAAAATTGGTACGCCAACTGCCCTGGTCTGAAAGTAGTTGTTCCTTCTAACCCCTACGACGCCAAAGGCTTGCTGAAGAGCGCCATCCGTGACCCCGATCCGGTGATCTTCATGGAGTCGGAGCTGATGTACGGCGACAAAGGAGAAGTACCAGAGGAAGAGTACTTGCTGGAAATTGGCAAAGCCAACGTGGTGCGCCAAGGCAAAGACGTAACACTGGTGAGCTTCGGCAAGATGATGAAGGTAGTGTACGCTGCCGCCGACGAGTTAGCCAAGGAAGGCATCGAAGCCGAAGTAATCGACCTGCGCTCAGTGCGCCCAATCGACTACGATACGCTGGTGGAGTCGGTGAAGAAAACCAACCGCATCGTGATTGTAGAAGAAGCTTGGCCGCTGGCTAGCATCAGCTCGGAGCTAGGCTACATCATCCAGCGCCGCGCATTCGACTACCTCGACGCCCCCGTGGAGCGCATTACCTGCGCCGACGTGCCGTTACCCTACGCGCCTACCCTCATCGAAGCATCGCTGCCGAACGTAGCTCGCACGGTGAAGGCAGTGAAGAACGTACTGTACAAGACTGCCTAA
- a CDS encoding DinB family protein — translation MNHRLHIRFEQLERATEQLLSTATALGAKDHQVPGPEQWSAAHVVQHLLLAEASIGQYLEKKVMQEDGHAHAGIGSFFRSSLLRVLLRLPFLRFKAPDRLARMMPAEIPPISQLQTEWASVRRRLEQLLNEFPSKLLGRAIFRHPRSGMLNIYQTLDFMIDHVLRHQRQVERIARAVQGA, via the coding sequence ATGAATCACCGTTTGCACATCCGTTTTGAACAGCTCGAACGGGCCACAGAACAGCTGCTAAGCACAGCTACCGCACTTGGCGCCAAAGACCATCAGGTACCGGGGCCGGAGCAATGGTCAGCGGCGCACGTCGTGCAACATTTGTTACTAGCTGAAGCTAGCATCGGGCAATACTTGGAGAAGAAAGTTATGCAGGAAGACGGGCATGCTCACGCGGGGATTGGGTCTTTCTTCCGATCTAGTTTGCTCCGCGTATTACTACGTCTGCCCTTTCTGCGCTTCAAAGCGCCGGACCGCTTAGCGCGAATGATGCCCGCCGAAATCCCACCCATCAGCCAACTTCAAACGGAGTGGGCTAGCGTGCGCCGTCGCCTCGAACAACTTCTGAATGAATTTCCGTCGAAGCTATTGGGCCGGGCTATCTTCCGTCACCCACGCTCCGGCATGCTCAATATTTATCAGACGCTCGACTTTATGATCGACCACGTGCTGCGCCACCAACGCCAAGTGGAGCGAATTGCACGGGCTGTGCAAGGCGCATAG
- a CDS encoding thioesterase family protein — protein MQPQPFEKTYTARWADMDPNVHMRHSAYTDYAAQLRLEYLAEHGFPMQTFAKLAIGPILFREDTRFLKEIGLSEVIRVRGELAGLSEDGSRWRIVHTIFKADGRPAATITVDGAWMDLRLRKLTLPPDDLVEAMKQLPRHETYADIVKSS, from the coding sequence ATGCAGCCGCAACCTTTCGAGAAAACGTACACCGCGCGCTGGGCCGATATGGACCCGAATGTGCACATGCGCCATTCTGCTTACACCGACTATGCTGCGCAGCTTCGCCTAGAGTACCTAGCTGAGCACGGGTTCCCCATGCAGACATTTGCCAAGCTAGCTATTGGTCCCATCCTGTTCCGCGAGGATACGCGCTTTCTGAAGGAGATTGGGCTAAGCGAAGTGATACGGGTCAGGGGCGAACTGGCTGGGTTGAGCGAAGATGGTTCGCGGTGGCGCATTGTGCACACCATCTTCAAAGCCGATGGCCGTCCGGCCGCCACGATTACGGTGGACGGAGCTTGGATGGATCTACGTCTGCGCAAGCTAACGCTGCCCCCCGACGATTTGGTGGAAGCTATGAAGCAGCTGCCGCGCCACGAGACGTACGCGGATATTGTTAAAAGCTCGTAG
- a CDS encoding anhydro-N-acetylmuramic acid kinase produces the protein MNPNLHHLFTIAQKPARRIIGLMSGTSLDGLDVALCRFQGNGTTTQVQVERFATVPYTEEVKAEIRRVFAKSEIDFEHLCLLNPWIGLLHADMVLACLRDWQIEPTEVDCIASHGQTVFHAPQRQHGHVSFPNATLQIGDGDHVAVRSGILTISDFRQKHIAAGGEGAPLAAYGDYLLLSKAGEDRILLNMGGIANFTYLPGSLDPAKVFATDVGTGNTLLDAFTRHFFPEKSFDANGDLAAQGQVHQPLLAALLANPFFAADFPKTTGPELFSMAYVATAQQRAQATNLSPVDLLATLTQFSAEGIIQAIERCAPTASTANLAIYASGGGTYNTVLMNTLRERLPRFAFHTTADLGIHPDAKEAVLFATLANECLVGNPAAQPSQPGSPAISMGKISFAQ, from the coding sequence ATGAACCCCAACCTGCACCACCTTTTTACCATTGCGCAAAAGCCTGCTCGACGGATCATTGGCCTTATGTCGGGCACTTCGCTCGATGGCCTAGATGTAGCGCTATGCCGCTTTCAGGGCAATGGAACGACCACACAAGTGCAGGTAGAGCGATTCGCTACGGTGCCTTACACCGAGGAAGTAAAAGCAGAAATCCGCCGCGTATTTGCCAAGTCTGAAATTGACTTCGAGCACCTCTGCTTATTGAACCCATGGATTGGGCTGCTGCACGCCGACATGGTGCTGGCCTGCTTGCGTGATTGGCAAATTGAGCCTACCGAAGTAGACTGCATTGCGAGCCACGGGCAAACTGTTTTTCATGCGCCGCAACGCCAACACGGTCACGTTAGCTTTCCGAATGCAACCTTACAAATTGGCGACGGCGACCATGTTGCGGTGCGCTCCGGGATTCTGACGATCAGTGACTTTCGCCAGAAACATATTGCCGCTGGCGGCGAGGGAGCTCCGTTGGCTGCTTACGGCGATTACCTACTGCTTTCGAAAGCCGGTGAAGACCGCATCTTGCTGAACATGGGGGGCATTGCCAACTTTACCTACTTACCTGGCTCCCTCGATCCGGCTAAGGTATTTGCCACCGATGTGGGCACCGGCAACACTTTACTCGACGCCTTCACCCGGCACTTCTTTCCCGAAAAAAGCTTCGATGCCAACGGCGACCTAGCTGCGCAAGGGCAGGTACACCAACCGCTGCTCGCCGCGCTGCTGGCGAATCCTTTCTTTGCCGCCGACTTTCCCAAGACGACCGGCCCGGAGCTATTCAGCATGGCTTACGTGGCTACCGCGCAACAGCGCGCCCAGGCTACCAACCTGTCTCCAGTCGATCTGCTCGCCACGCTCACGCAGTTTAGTGCCGAAGGAATTATCCAGGCTATTGAGCGGTGCGCCCCCACGGCATCGACTGCCAACCTAGCTATTTACGCCAGCGGCGGCGGCACTTACAACACGGTTTTGATGAATACGCTGCGTGAGCGGCTGCCGCGCTTCGCTTTCCACACCACGGCCGACCTAGGTATCCACCCCGACGCGAAAGAAGCAGTCCTATTTGCTACGCTGGCAAACGAATGCTTGGTCGGGAACCCAGCGGCTCAGCCTAGTCAACCGGGCAGCCCTGCTATTTCGATGGGTAAAATTTCGTTTGCGCAGTAA
- a CDS encoding class I SAM-dependent methyltransferase: protein MSHSPIADPIGQALLAYQHGDKRATVIVHSNVTEEDKLPASYLFRTLWEMPELERTALEECRGRILDAGAGAGAHALELQSRGFEVKAIDVSAGAIEVMQARGVREVARHDIFDAPATQEHFDTILMLMNGLGLVGNLEGLEKFLVHARSLLAPGGQILATSSDISYLYEDEEGALVLNLNGPYYGEVEYTMTYKDETGPSFPWLFADPTILQDYAEAAGYEVEFVDEDDQQQYLARLTLRS from the coding sequence ATGTCACATTCACCCATTGCTGACCCAATTGGTCAGGCGCTGCTTGCGTATCAACACGGCGACAAGCGCGCCACTGTCATCGTGCATTCCAATGTTACGGAAGAGGATAAGCTGCCCGCCAGCTACTTATTTCGCACGCTATGGGAAATGCCTGAGCTAGAGCGCACCGCGTTGGAAGAATGCCGCGGCCGTATTCTTGATGCTGGTGCCGGGGCCGGGGCACACGCGCTAGAGCTGCAAAGCCGTGGCTTCGAGGTGAAAGCCATCGACGTATCAGCGGGAGCCATAGAAGTCATGCAAGCTAGGGGCGTGCGGGAAGTAGCCCGTCACGACATCTTCGACGCGCCCGCCACCCAAGAGCATTTCGATACCATTCTGATGCTCATGAATGGCCTAGGACTAGTTGGAAACCTGGAAGGGCTGGAGAAATTTCTGGTGCATGCGCGCTCTTTGCTGGCGCCCGGCGGCCAGATTCTGGCTACTTCCTCTGATATCAGCTACCTCTACGAAGACGAAGAAGGTGCCCTGGTGCTTAATCTTAACGGGCCTTATTACGGCGAGGTAGAGTACACCATGACCTACAAAGACGAAACCGGGCCTAGCTTCCCGTGGCTCTTTGCCGACCCAACGATCTTGCAGGATTACGCCGAAGCCGCCGGGTATGAAGTGGAGTTCGTAGACGAAGACGATCAGCAGCAATATCTAGCCCGCCTGACGCTCCGTAGTTGA
- a CDS encoding DUF2256 domain-containing protein: MPHAKPDGTPHFTKSTLPTKICLTCGRPFAYRKKWRNCWEEVKYCGEKCQRNKPRAQDAMTAAS; encoded by the coding sequence ATGCCCCACGCCAAGCCAGACGGCACGCCCCACTTCACGAAGTCGACCCTACCCACCAAGATCTGCCTGACCTGCGGCCGGCCTTTTGCCTACCGCAAGAAGTGGCGCAACTGCTGGGAAGAAGTGAAGTATTGCGGCGAAAAGTGCCAGCGCAACAAGCCTCGGGCGCAAGACGCAATGACTGCCGCGAGCTAG
- a CDS encoding DUF294 nucleotidyltransferase-like domain-containing protein, with the protein MNEERLAFLKTVTPFNVLSEDVLRGVVDLLQEIRHPKEAVIHLQDESKMRGVEIVVEGEYETFFYDSEQNKRVIEYYRRGSCYGGVSILLNKKRSIRTVIAKKGTLVYFLHRHDFKALCQAYENFFHYFTARYGQRMLDDEYAHFVKPSRAPEENAIAADQFYSRRIEAIEFRDLVTCPQDAPVYEAARAMAEGKTSCLFVTDAQSNVIGYVTDITLRDNVVAQQAPTDSPVASIMDAPVLSIESTAYVYEALLLMFRTKTRYLLISRNGEYIGFISRNKLLSDQGQSPFVFIQSVRQALSVNELKRRWEEVPKMVYQLLNRGVRAEIVNQVITAVADTIALRVIEGVVVEMGPPPAKFVFMVLGSEGRKEQTLLTDQDNAIIYEDKANEHREEVREYFLRFAEIISDRLNSIGFSFCEGGYMAKNHKWTHSLSHWKRNYQEWMAESNPDTVMKFSAFFDCRYLYGEPSIMAELKEFMNQELQGPLDSFFFHMTKNALQYEPSLTFFRNIRTFARGNQQVFNLKKTMTPIVDLVRVYALKHRIFLTNTGERLEALWHEQVFTEKEYHELLHAYYYLMGMRLKKQAVQIINDRTMPDNYLDPNKLTKVEQVTLKEIFKVISDFQVRIKVGFTKSLY; encoded by the coding sequence ATGAACGAGGAACGCTTAGCTTTTCTGAAAACTGTAACGCCCTTCAACGTGCTGTCCGAGGATGTGCTGCGGGGGGTAGTAGATCTGTTGCAAGAGATACGGCACCCGAAAGAAGCCGTGATTCACTTGCAGGACGAGTCGAAAATGCGCGGGGTAGAGATTGTGGTCGAAGGCGAGTACGAAACGTTTTTCTACGATAGTGAGCAGAACAAGCGCGTAATTGAGTATTACCGCCGAGGTTCTTGCTACGGCGGCGTATCTATTCTGCTGAACAAAAAACGGTCGATTCGCACAGTCATTGCCAAGAAAGGCACGCTGGTGTACTTCCTGCACCGCCACGACTTCAAGGCCTTGTGCCAAGCGTACGAGAACTTCTTCCATTATTTCACCGCCCGTTATGGGCAGCGCATGCTCGATGATGAGTACGCGCATTTCGTGAAACCGTCGCGGGCTCCGGAAGAAAATGCCATTGCCGCCGACCAGTTCTACTCGCGCCGTATCGAAGCCATCGAATTCCGCGATTTGGTGACTTGCCCGCAGGATGCCCCCGTGTACGAAGCGGCCCGCGCCATGGCGGAAGGCAAAACCAGCTGCTTGTTTGTAACTGATGCGCAATCGAACGTTATCGGGTACGTGACGGATATCACACTGCGTGACAATGTGGTGGCCCAGCAAGCGCCCACTGATTCGCCGGTGGCGAGCATTATGGATGCGCCGGTGCTGTCCATCGAAAGTACGGCGTACGTGTACGAGGCGCTGTTGCTGATGTTCCGTACCAAAACGCGCTACCTGCTGATCAGCCGCAACGGCGAGTACATCGGCTTTATCAGTCGGAACAAGCTGTTGAGCGACCAAGGACAGTCGCCGTTTGTGTTTATTCAATCGGTGCGGCAGGCGCTGTCGGTCAATGAGCTGAAGCGCCGCTGGGAAGAGGTGCCCAAGATGGTGTACCAACTGCTAAACCGCGGTGTGCGGGCTGAAATCGTCAACCAAGTTATTACGGCCGTGGCTGACACCATTGCCTTGCGCGTCATTGAAGGCGTGGTAGTGGAGATGGGCCCGCCGCCGGCCAAGTTCGTGTTTATGGTGCTAGGTAGCGAAGGGCGCAAGGAGCAAACCCTGCTTACCGACCAAGACAACGCCATTATCTACGAAGACAAAGCCAACGAACACCGCGAGGAGGTGCGCGAGTACTTCCTGCGCTTCGCCGAAATCATTTCCGACCGCCTCAACTCCATTGGGTTTAGCTTCTGCGAGGGTGGCTACATGGCAAAAAACCATAAGTGGACGCACTCACTGTCGCACTGGAAGCGCAACTACCAGGAGTGGATGGCCGAATCTAACCCGGATACGGTGATGAAGTTTTCGGCCTTTTTCGACTGCCGCTACCTCTACGGCGAGCCAAGCATCATGGCCGAGTTGAAGGAGTTTATGAACCAAGAGCTGCAAGGTCCCTTGGATAGCTTCTTCTTCCACATGACCAAAAATGCGCTGCAATACGAGCCATCATTGACGTTCTTCCGCAACATCCGCACGTTTGCTAGGGGCAATCAGCAGGTGTTCAACCTGAAGAAAACCATGACGCCCATCGTGGACTTGGTGCGGGTGTATGCCCTTAAGCACCGCATCTTTCTCACAAACACCGGCGAACGGCTAGAGGCGCTGTGGCACGAGCAAGTGTTCACCGAGAAGGAGTACCATGAATTGCTGCACGCGTATTATTACCTGATGGGTATGCGCCTGAAGAAACAAGCTGTGCAGATCATCAACGACCGCACCATGCCTGACAACTACCTAGACCCCAACAAGCTAACGAAAGTAGAGCAGGTGACGCTCAAGGAAATATTCAAGGTGATTTCCGACTTTCAGGTGCGCATCAAGGTTGGCTTTACCAAGTCGCTTTATTAA